GCCCCCCGCATCCTGCGGCTGCGCCCCACCCGCACGGGCCTGGTCCTGCGGCTCAAGCTCCGACCCGGTCAGGACGCCTTCGACGTCGCGGCGGCCTCCGACCGGCTGCGCCACTCCTTCGGCCTGTACGGCGTCACCTCGCGTGAACTGCGCTCCGGTGTGGTCGAGGTGAGGATGACCGGCTACGACGTCCTCAAGCGGGTCCAGATGCCTGCCAGGACCGACACCCGCCCGATGCGGGTCCCGGTCGCCCTGCGGGAGGACGGCTCGGTCCACTACCGCGACTACCGGACGGTCCCGCACGGGCTGACCCTTGGCGCCACGGAGTCGGGGAAGTCCGTCTTCCAGCGCAACCTGGTCGTCGGGCTGGCCCCGCTGGATGTCGCGCTGGTGGGCATCGACTGCAAGCAGGGCGTCGAGCTGTTCCCGCTGGCCCGCCGCTTCTCCGCGCTCGCCGACAACCCGGACACCGCCGTCGACCTCCTGGAGGCCCTCGTCACGCACATGGAGGGCGTCTACCAGATGATCCGGGCCGAGCAGCGGATCACGGTGGACGTGCCGGACGCGGAGATCGCCGCCGACATTTGGGACCTGCCCGACCACCTGCGCCCGGTCCCGGTCGTGGTCCTGGTCGATGAGGTCGCCGAACTCGCCCTGTTCGCCACCAAGGAGGAGGAGAAGCGGCGCGACCGCATCATCACCGCCCTGGTCCGCCTCGCCCAGCTCGGCCGGGCCGCCGGCATCTACCTCGAAATCTGCGGGCAGCGCTTCGGCTCCGAACTCGGCAAGGGCATCACCATGCTCCGCGCCCAGCTCACGGGCCGTACCGCGCATCGCGTCAACGACGAATCCTCCGCCAACATGGCCTTCGGCGACATCTCCCCGGACGCCGTCCTCGCCGCCATCCAAATCCCGACGGACACCCCCGGCATCGCCGTGACCGGTGACTCCTCCGGTGGCTGGGCCCGTATCCGTGCCCCGCACACCTCGCTGCGCGAGGCCGTGAATATCTGCAACAAGCATGCGGAGCGCACCCCGGACCTGCCCGCCCTGGCGGCCTTCCGGCCCGCGCTCGCCCCGCTGGCTCCGGCCCGGGTGCCGCTGTCCAAGACAGCCCCCGCCACCGCCTGACCCTTCCCCGCACCCCCGGTCGGCGTGACCGCCTTCGCGCCAGGTCCCTACCCCCGCCATGTCTGCAGAAGGGAGGAAGCCCCGTCATGTGCCCGCACTGCGAGGACTTCGCCCGCACCGTCCTGATGCTCGGTCAGCTCGCTCTCTACGGTGACACCGCCGGAGCCGACGCCTACTTCATCGAGATCGTCGGTACGTCTCTGGCCGCGTCCCTGCCGGAGCCGCCGCCGGGGACGTTCCCGCCCGGCTACGACCCCAGCGACGGCCCGCCCTACCCGGGTGAGGGGTTCTGATGGCCCGCCCCGCCCTGCGCGTGGACGCGGTGTTGGTCCAGGCCGTCATTGCCGGGGCCCTGTCCTTCGCCCACCTCCACGATCTGGCCGCCGCTGCCGGACAGGACGGCTGGAAAGCCTGGGCCTACCCCGTGTCCGTGGATCTGCTCCTGGTCGCCTCCTGGCGGCGGCTGCGGAGCGATGGCCCGTCCCGGCTGGCCTGGTGCTGGTTCCTGATTGCCTTGGTGGCCTCGCTCGGCGCCAACGTCGCCACCGCCGGACTCCTCGACCTCCACCACGTCCCGGCCTGGCTGAGCATCCTCGTCGCCGCCTGGCCCGCGCTGGCCTTCATGGGCGGCACTCTCCTCGCCCACTCCACCACCGACCACCCGGCGGCAGAAGTGCCTGCCACCACCGCCGCACCCGTACCGGTCACCGCGCATGAGCCGGAAGCCATCCCGGATGCGCTGACCGAGGCCGGAGACCTCGCCGCGCTCCCGGCCGCCGAACCTGTCACGACGCCACAACCCGCCCCGGCTACACCCGCTACTCCTGTTCCGCCGGTCCCGGCCGCGCTGGTCGATCACGCCCGCAAGGTCGCCGCCGACCACCAGACCCGTACCGGGAGCCGGATCGACGCCGACACCCTGCGCGCCCGCCTCGGCGTCCCGCCGCAGCTGGCCGACGCCATCGCCGCCCAGCTCGCCTGAAACCGGAAGGAAGCAAGACCCATGACACGTGACCCCGCTGACCTGACCGTCTCCGACTACCTCGACGGTGCCCGCGAAATGGTCGCTGCCGACCGGCCCTACCTCGCGTATCTGCTCGCCGAGGAAGCCGCCCAGCGCACCGCCGACCCGGCCACCGCCGCCGGCATTCGCGCCAGCTTCCCCGACCCGGTGACCACCCGAACGGAGCGCGACTGACATGCCTGCCCGCGACCACTTCCACTCCGTCATGCGGATCGGCCCGGTACAGATCGGCACCCACCGCGACCGCCACGGCCACACCAAGCACGCCGCCGTGTGCACCAACGACCGCTGCGGCTGGTCGGCCGACTACACCAGCCAGAGCGCCGCTCAGCTCGCCGCCCGCACCCACCGCTGCCGCGTCCGCTAGGAGACACCGCCATGCAGGTCCCGCTCTGGTTCGCCCTCGCCGTCGTCGGCTACCTCGGCTGCAAGCTCATCCGCCCGCCGCTCTGGCTGGTCCTGGTCCTGCTCCTGGGCGGCTACCTCATCGCCGACAGCCTCCTCGCCCCGGTCATCGACACCGCCGTCAAGTAACCGCCTGTGAAGGGAGATCCGCCATGCTCCGCCCGAAGATCCCCGCCAACCCGACGCCGACCGGCGCCGTCGTCCCGCTGCCGACTACACCGACCGCCGTCGACCACCACCAGCCGACCGCCGCCCCGATGGAAGTGCCGGCGTCTTCCCGGCCCACCGTGCAGCTCACCCCGGGCTCGGTGCTCGCCCTGGTCGGTGGCGGCACGGCTGTGGTCCTGGTCGTCGGCACTGTCCTGGTCTCCATGCTCCTGGCGGTCGCCGTCACCGC
The sequence above is a segment of the Streptomyces sp. NBC_00289 genome. Coding sequences within it:
- a CDS encoding FtsK/SpoIIIE domain-containing protein; the encoded protein is MTWFMVALVLVVAAAGLLRWRRPAWYWLTFGVTLAGLRVLVRYSSVMDACGLTVPPSRWRLALARIGNRPAPGPRAPRILRLRPTRTGLVLRLKLRPGQDAFDVAAASDRLRHSFGLYGVTSRELRSGVVEVRMTGYDVLKRVQMPARTDTRPMRVPVALREDGSVHYRDYRTVPHGLTLGATESGKSVFQRNLVVGLAPLDVALVGIDCKQGVELFPLARRFSALADNPDTAVDLLEALVTHMEGVYQMIRAEQRITVDVPDAEIAADIWDLPDHLRPVPVVVLVDEVAELALFATKEEEKRRDRIITALVRLAQLGRAAGIYLEICGQRFGSELGKGITMLRAQLTGRTAHRVNDESSANMAFGDISPDAVLAAIQIPTDTPGIAVTGDSSGGWARIRAPHTSLREAVNICNKHAERTPDLPALAAFRPALAPLAPARVPLSKTAPATA
- a CDS encoding DUF2637 domain-containing protein, whose protein sequence is MARPALRVDAVLVQAVIAGALSFAHLHDLAAAAGQDGWKAWAYPVSVDLLLVASWRRLRSDGPSRLAWCWFLIALVASLGANVATAGLLDLHHVPAWLSILVAAWPALAFMGGTLLAHSTTDHPAAEVPATTAAPVPVTAHEPEAIPDALTEAGDLAALPAAEPVTTPQPAPATPATPVPPVPAALVDHARKVAADHQTRTGSRIDADTLRARLGVPPQLADAIAAQLA
- a CDS encoding mobile element transfer protein — its product is MPARDHFHSVMRIGPVQIGTHRDRHGHTKHAAVCTNDRCGWSADYTSQSAAQLAARTHRCRVR
- a CDS encoding SpdD-like protein, coding for MLRPKIPANPTPTGAVVPLPTTPTAVDHHQPTAAPMEVPASSRPTVQLTPGSVLALVGGGTAVVLVVGTVLVSMLLAVAVTAASIAVCALVIRSLITSQHRR